From a single Alkalihalophilus pseudofirmus genomic region:
- the spoIIR gene encoding stage II sporulation protein R, giving the protein MNHKVIIYLLFSLFVLLVSYESQQTAAVAVHHETVSQDEAIRLRILANSDAVSDQILKREIRDEVNAAITEWVTGLIDLEDAKTEIRNHLPEIEAIVARELEKQGMNQEFTVAFDEVQFPTKLYGNLVYPAGIYDAVLITLGEGMGENWWCVLFPPLCFLDMANGEAVETSAEGNAAVESEEEIEVTFFVVEIFSNIVESLFGKEQA; this is encoded by the coding sequence ATGAATCATAAGGTCATTATTTATCTATTATTCTCTTTATTCGTTTTACTAGTAAGCTATGAATCTCAGCAAACAGCAGCAGTAGCTGTTCATCACGAAACAGTCAGTCAGGATGAAGCGATCCGTCTTCGCATTTTAGCAAACAGTGATGCGGTGAGCGATCAGATTTTAAAGCGTGAAATTAGAGATGAGGTCAATGCAGCAATTACTGAATGGGTGACGGGATTAATTGATCTTGAGGATGCTAAAACTGAAATCCGCAATCATCTTCCTGAAATTGAAGCAATTGTGGCCAGGGAGCTTGAAAAGCAAGGAATGAACCAGGAATTCACTGTAGCATTTGATGAAGTTCAATTTCCTACTAAGTTATACGGCAATCTCGTTTATCCAGCAGGTATCTATGATGCGGTTTTGATCACATTAGGCGAGGGAATGGGTGAAAACTGGTGGTGCGTATTATTCCCGCCATTATGCTTTTTAGATATGGCAAACGGGGAAGCGGTTGAAACATCTGCTGAGGGTAACGCAGCAGTTGAATCAGAGGAAGAAATTGAAGTGACATTCTTTGTCGTAGAAATCTTCTCAAACATTGTTGAAAGTCTTTTTGGCAAGGAACAGGCATAA
- the prfA gene encoding peptide chain release factor 1: MLDRLQSVEDRYNRLNELLSDPDIISDSKKLREFSKEQSDIEETVQAYREYKEVVSQYKDAKAMLEDKLDDEMYAMVKEEMDELSTRQEELEARLKILLLPKDPNDDKNVIVEIRGAAGGDEAQLFAGDLYKMYSRFAEAQGWKTEVIEATSTELGGYKEIIFSVNGAGAYSKLKYENGAHRVQRVPQTESGGRIHTSTATVAVLPEAEEVEVEIHEKDIRVDTFTSSGPGGQSVNTTMSAVRLTHLPTGTVVSCQDEKSQIKNKEKAMKVLRARVYDKVQREVQAEYDQNRKLAVGTGDRSERIRTYNFPQSRVTDHRIGLTIQKLEQILQGKLDEVIDALIVEEQAEAMQNAEE; encoded by the coding sequence GTGTTAGATCGATTACAATCAGTAGAAGACCGTTACAATCGGTTAAATGAATTATTAAGTGACCCGGATATAATTAGTGACTCAAAGAAATTACGTGAGTTTTCAAAAGAACAATCAGACATCGAAGAAACAGTTCAAGCATACCGCGAGTATAAAGAGGTTGTATCGCAATATAAAGATGCAAAAGCAATGCTTGAAGATAAGCTGGATGATGAAATGTATGCCATGGTAAAAGAAGAAATGGATGAGCTTTCAACTCGTCAAGAAGAGCTTGAGGCACGCCTTAAAATTCTTCTTCTTCCAAAGGATCCTAACGATGACAAGAACGTTATCGTAGAGATTCGCGGAGCTGCAGGCGGAGATGAGGCGCAGTTATTTGCTGGCGACCTTTATAAAATGTATTCAAGATTCGCTGAAGCACAAGGATGGAAGACAGAAGTGATTGAAGCCACATCCACAGAGCTTGGTGGATACAAAGAGATTATTTTCAGTGTGAACGGGGCAGGAGCTTATTCTAAATTAAAGTATGAAAACGGAGCGCACCGCGTACAGCGTGTTCCTCAAACAGAGTCTGGCGGCCGTATCCATACATCTACAGCAACTGTTGCCGTACTTCCTGAAGCAGAAGAAGTAGAAGTAGAAATCCACGAAAAAGACATTCGTGTAGATACATTTACGTCAAGCGGACCAGGCGGACAAAGTGTAAATACAACGATGTCAGCCGTTCGTTTAACTCACTTGCCAACAGGTACGGTTGTATCATGTCAAGATGAAAAATCTCAAATTAAAAACAAAGAAAAAGCGATGAAGGTACTTCGTGCGCGTGTCTATGATAAAGTTCAACGCGAGGTGCAGGCAGAGTACGATCAAAACCGTAAGCTGGCTGTTGGTACTGGTGACCGTTCTGAGCGTATTCGTACGTACAACTTCCCGCAAAGTCGTGTAACAGATCACCGCATCGGTTTAACGATTCAAAAGCTTGAGCAGATCTTGCAAGGTAAGCTTGATGAAGTCATTGATGCCTTGATTGTAGAAGAGCAAGCAGAAGCGATGCAAAATGCTGAAGAGTAA
- a CDS encoding FAD-dependent oxidoreductase: MKYVIIGGDAAGMSAAMQIVRRNKDADVTTLEMGEYYSYAQCGLPYAVGGLVKGGLDDLVARDVETFRSKYGIDARVNHEVTHVDTEKKLVSGKDFSVPYEKLLIATGASPIVPDWDGADLDGIHTVKTIPDTEAVIKDMHNDTHHIAVIGGGYIGLEMAENFVEQGKKVTMIERGPQLAKIFDQEMANLIHEEAEKHGVKLLFNEEVKGFKGDSRVEEIVTDKQSFKVDMVIVAIGVKPNTHFLEDCGVHLHANGAIQVNGYMETNIPDVYAAGDCATQYHRIKEHDDFIPLGTHANKQGRIAGLNMAGASRTFKGIVGTSIMKFFSLTLGRTGLSLREAEELRIPTEIVDAEIPHHATYYPGSEILTIRLMYQRHTEQLLGAQIIGKEGVDKRIDVLATALYHKMTMEDLENLDLAYAPPYNGVWDPVQQASRRRG, encoded by the coding sequence ATGAAATATGTAATTATCGGCGGAGATGCTGCCGGCATGAGTGCAGCAATGCAGATTGTGAGACGTAATAAGGATGCAGACGTTACAACACTCGAGATGGGTGAGTATTATTCCTACGCTCAGTGCGGCCTCCCATATGCCGTGGGGGGTTTAGTGAAAGGGGGACTTGATGATTTAGTGGCTCGTGATGTGGAAACGTTTCGCTCTAAATACGGGATCGACGCACGCGTTAATCATGAGGTAACCCATGTCGATACGGAAAAGAAGCTCGTTTCAGGCAAAGATTTCAGCGTTCCATATGAGAAATTATTAATCGCGACAGGAGCTAGCCCGATCGTTCCTGATTGGGACGGGGCTGACCTAGACGGTATTCATACGGTTAAAACGATTCCAGATACAGAAGCAGTCATAAAAGATATGCATAATGATACACATCATATTGCTGTCATTGGCGGCGGTTATATCGGCCTTGAAATGGCTGAAAACTTTGTTGAGCAAGGAAAGAAAGTAACGATGATTGAGCGCGGACCGCAGCTTGCTAAAATTTTTGATCAAGAGATGGCGAACTTAATCCATGAGGAAGCTGAAAAGCACGGCGTGAAGCTGCTGTTTAATGAGGAAGTGAAAGGATTTAAAGGAGACAGCCGCGTCGAAGAAATTGTAACTGATAAGCAATCGTTCAAGGTAGATATGGTCATTGTAGCAATCGGTGTGAAACCTAACACTCACTTTTTAGAGGACTGCGGCGTGCACTTGCATGCAAATGGCGCGATCCAAGTAAATGGCTATATGGAAACAAATATCCCGGATGTCTATGCCGCTGGCGACTGTGCCACTCAATACCACCGCATTAAAGAGCATGATGACTTTATCCCGCTTGGTACTCACGCAAATAAGCAAGGACGTATTGCCGGTTTGAATATGGCAGGAGCTTCAAGAACATTTAAAGGAATCGTCGGTACATCGATTATGAAATTCTTTTCGCTGACGCTTGGACGGACAGGCCTATCCCTGAGGGAAGCTGAAGAGCTTCGTATCCCAACCGAAATTGTGGATGCAGAGATACCACATCACGCTACATACTACCCCGGCTCAGAAATACTGACCATTCGTTTGATGTACCAGCGTCATACCGAGCAGCTGCTAGGCGCTCAAATTATCGGCAAAGAAGGTGTGGACAAACGGATTGATGTGCTTGCAACTGCCCTTTACCACAAAATGACGATGGAAGACCTCGAAAATCTTGACCTGGCTTATGCCCCTCCTTATAACGGTGTATGGGATCCCGTTCAGCAGGCATCGAGGCGCAGAGGGTAA
- a CDS encoding GNAT family N-acetyltransferase: protein MSIVVRRAATKDILPIQRLVARAGLSSAGIEHAVAQFLVVENEDEQIIGAVGIEQYEHNALMRSLVLDSPIWTGVLTLEFLQVALAYAKDQDIRTVYMCAKSSSPLFYQLDFKEVKKERIPKAVKQSTHYQQTVDESVRVWACELDD from the coding sequence ATGAGTATCGTTGTCAGAAGAGCTGCAACAAAAGATATATTGCCGATCCAAAGATTAGTGGCGAGAGCGGGATTAAGTTCAGCAGGCATTGAACATGCTGTCGCTCAGTTCCTTGTTGTAGAAAATGAGGACGAGCAGATTATTGGGGCAGTGGGGATTGAACAGTACGAACACAATGCACTAATGCGTTCACTTGTGCTAGATTCACCGATTTGGACGGGTGTTCTCACCTTGGAGTTTTTACAGGTGGCCCTAGCCTATGCTAAAGATCAAGATATTAGAACCGTTTATATGTGCGCAAAGTCTTCTTCGCCTCTTTTTTACCAACTCGATTTTAAAGAGGTCAAAAAAGAGCGAATTCCAAAAGCGGTGAAACAATCCACGCATTATCAACAGACGGTGGATGAATCGGTGAGAGTATGGGCATGTGAATTGGATGATTAA
- the prmC gene encoding peptide chain release factor N(5)-glutamine methyltransferase: protein MLKSNQTPKTIHEALRWASSFLEEAGGEATAAEWLLLHHLNINRTKMFMMFQDPIDSGVWEAFKKDVLTHSNGVPVQHLMGYQEFYGRRFQVNGDVLIPRPETEELIEHVLHLKQSLWGDASVDVLDVGAGSGAIGVTLALECAEMKVEAVDISKEALEIARLNAETLDAKMSFFESDLLSTPIQMEKRFDIIVSNPPYIPLGEHDELAVHVREHEPHLALFGGEDGYELYRRLTTELPKVMKEKGLIAFEVGAGQGETVRLMLETAFPNAETEVKLDINGKDRMVFAYGKMY, encoded by the coding sequence ATGCTGAAGAGTAATCAAACACCTAAGACCATACACGAAGCCCTCCGTTGGGCTTCTTCTTTTTTAGAAGAGGCAGGCGGTGAGGCAACGGCTGCTGAGTGGCTCTTATTGCATCACCTGAATATCAACCGGACAAAGATGTTTATGATGTTTCAGGATCCGATTGATTCAGGCGTGTGGGAGGCGTTTAAAAAAGACGTTCTCACTCATTCAAACGGGGTTCCTGTCCAGCATTTGATGGGCTATCAAGAATTTTACGGCAGGCGTTTTCAAGTAAATGGAGATGTGTTAATTCCCCGCCCAGAAACAGAAGAGCTGATCGAGCATGTGCTTCATTTGAAACAAAGCTTGTGGGGAGATGCATCTGTTGATGTACTCGATGTAGGGGCAGGAAGCGGCGCAATCGGCGTTACGCTTGCGCTTGAGTGCGCGGAGATGAAGGTCGAAGCTGTTGATATATCAAAAGAGGCATTAGAAATAGCGAGATTAAATGCCGAAACGTTGGATGCTAAAATGTCCTTTTTTGAAAGTGACCTTCTTTCTACTCCTATCCAAATGGAAAAAAGATTCGACATCATTGTCTCAAATCCACCGTACATTCCACTAGGTGAGCACGATGAATTAGCGGTTCATGTACGTGAACACGAGCCTCATCTTGCTTTATTTGGCGGGGAAGACGGGTATGAGCTGTATCGCCGTTTAACGACGGAGCTGCCAAAAGTAATGAAAGAAAAAGGGCTCATCGCCTTTGAAGTCGGTGCAGGACAAGGCGAGACGGTCCGATTGATGCTTGAGACTGCGTTCCCGAATGCCGAAACCGAAGTGAAATTAGATATAAACGGGAAAGACCGCATGGTGTTTGCCTATGGGAAGATGTACTAA